The genomic interval GAAGGCGAGGAAGCGGTCGAGGTCGTAGTTGGCACGGAGCGCGTACATCTCGGCAACCGAAAGAGCCTGCACCGATATCACGCCGACCACCGCAGCGGACGACAATACACCCGCGGTGCCACCGGCGGAATGTTCGCCCCATGTGAGCGCGAACACGGTGCGGTTCTGCGTCACTACACCACTCTCCTTATCGCTTAGCTGGGACGCCGTTGGCGCCGACGCACCCAAGTCTTCTTGCAACGcagccagcagctccacggAGACCCCCGGgaatagagagagagcaccgCTGGCGCCACTTCGGCTCTCCTgctgatgcagcgccgcgcggaCACCCGAGCCGGCCGGTCTACCGTTACGACTTGCGAACGTCGATGCAGAAGTGTGATTGGGTGCCGGAAACTGGGAGAGCACCTTCTTGCGCAGCATGGCGTTGCAAGGATCTGTCAGCAGCTCTacacgcgcctgcacgccgTGATCCATCGCCATGGACACGCGGGGGCACACCCATAGCGCATCGGGGGCCGGCACCAACTCGCCACGGGCGTTGTGCGGCTGATAACGCCGCAGCGGTATGTACTGGAACCGCTCTAGTATCATCGGCTCCGGTAACGGTAGCGTGTGCGATAGCCGCAGCGTGGCGTAGTCGCACGTGGGGAACTCGTGGAAGAAGTACGGCAGGAGCTGATACGCGCTGTGGTCGAAATCGCGGTTGAAGTACAAGAAGAAGATGCTGAAGGTGCACGAGAGCCCGTTGTCAAGCTGGGCATCATTCCCTGATGCGTCCGCGCTCACACGCTTCAGCCGGTCGAGGGCATCCGTGTTGTACAGCCGGgccgtgtgctgctgctcctccattGTCAACTGGCGCAGGCACGCGACACCGACAACCTCATGCGTTACACTGTtctcggcgacgacgacctTATTGTGCGTGTCCTGATCCTGTAGAATCTCCTCCAGGAAGAAGtcctgcggcagctgcgtgaTGACTCCTGGCCCACCAGCAATGAGCAGCATCACGACGTCGTCGTAGTCCTCCACTCTGCCTTGACGTATCGTAAGCGGGGGGAGCACTGTAGCGCGGGAGAGGTGCAGAAACGTCCCCGTCGACGCATGATGGGCCGATGACGAGGCCACAGGGAGCACGCTAGCTACCTTGGCCGATAGCCGCGCCATACCGGGTATCGACTCCAGGATCGGAAAGCCAGAGCCGAGGGGCATGAAGATATGCTCGATGCCGCTCAGCGTGCCCaaggcggcgcgcagcaggcTCATCACCATCTCCTCCGACGTAAAGGGCTTGTGCTGCGAGGCTGCCACAGCGGATGTGTCGGTGGCCGAGATGGCAGTGGTCGCCGAACTCGCCTCGGCAAGGGTGTTGCTCGGCGAAGCAATAAGCATGCGCAGCCACAGGCTGTTCTCCAGCGTCGCCCCCGTCACGGCGCCCTGCGTGTTCTCTGCTAAAGCCGTCACCTGCTCCATCTCAAGCGTCTTCTCGCCTGCGTCGCCGTTGCTCGCGGTGCCGTACCGGTGGCTCACGCCCTGTACCTCGTCGCTGAGTGCAATGAATCCGACAACAGCCTCCTCGGCCTGAGCCCCATTCACCGTTGCGGCAGTGtcacgcaccgccgtcacgcAGAGGTACGCAGTTTGAATGAGGGTGGCAAAGTCGCTTGTGCTGTGGATGCGAAACACAGCCGGTGTGGGGATGCCGTCTTGCACGGCGTCGCCTATTTGTAGGAGCCccgccagctgcaccgcaTCCTTGGACTGGCTGCGGCGGAACTGCACCCCCGGCAGAGACCCTTTAAGCGCCATGTTGGCCGAGGccggcagagaggaggggcgaagGCGCTGTGGCCTTGAGCAGCGAGGCGGGACAAAATGGAACGAAGGGAGATACGAGGAATGGGACACAAAGACGTGTAGAACGACGGCCGGACTGTCGCGCCACCCTGTCTCCGCCAACGTCTCCAGAtagagaggtgtgtgtgtgtgtgtgtgtgtgtgtgtgtgtgtgcacaggTGCGGTGTGTAGTGGCGGGCCGTCCTATGACTGTCTGTCGCCAGCGCGCatgcaggcacgcacgcagcttCATGCACGGACGGCTTCGGAGTCAAAACACACCgcgacgcgcgtgtgcggcagaggaagggagaaagGCAAGGGCAGGGCAACGACGAACGGAATGGAGACACACAGAAAGCGATGGGAGGGCGGGGGCAACGCCGTCACTCTAAAAGTGGGTACGGTGGTTGCGAAAAACTCAAGCAAGAAACAGTTGGAAGCGGAGAGCAGATATGCGAAGGGTGGAAGAAGGCGGGGGAGAGCAGATGCACAAACCTTAGACACAAACGAGAGACCTCTCTCGACACCTGGAGTTCACATGTGGTCTGCTGCCCATACACTTCCCCACACGCATGCGAACGCGGGGTGCCGCCCGTCTTGTAAGTGAGGGAACGGAACGGAAGAGAAAGCATGTGGGCATGCGCATTATCGCCTGGCACTGCAGCCACGCCAGCGGAAGGAACAAGGAGGCCCCAAGAGGACGGTCCACACTCAATAACAGACACAAGtgcaagagaaaaagagcTTCACTGGCACACAGAACCTACGAGAGACGCGCCGGGgactctcccctcccctatCGTCCAACACGAGCGCTACGTTTTCGTATGTGtgatgtatgtgtgtgtgtgtgtgtgtgtgtgtgtgtgtgtgtgtgtgtctgtgtctgtgtgtcgaTCTCGATGTGAGGCTCACGTGTGCCTTCCCTGGGCGTTGCATGTACTTCGTGCTTTTCCATCTCTTTGCCAGTTCGCTACTTTACCATCGTTTGACGCGTCCTCCGGGCACGGCGCTGTGACTCGGTCCTGTAatccctcttcccccgcGCCCGGCCTACCGCCACTGCTACCCCACCcccgacgcgcacgcacacgcacagaagtGCAAATAGAGGGAAGGTGAGAATGGCGAAACAGTTTCACGTGTTCGGCTCCGCTCACTCCGTCCTCATCATCCCTCATCAACATCACGGCGTCTGTTATTCCTCttagcacacacacacgcgtggaAGAGAGCCTGCACCGTTGATGTAAGCCCATATGATGGAGAGAGGCGAATaaagagaagagcgagaaTGCAGCACCGCTagaagaagggaagagggagcagcggcgaacCGAGAAACGACGACGGTGCTATTTTGGTTGTAGCGTCGTACATGAGCGCCGACTCGCCCAGTGAGCCAGAGAGAGATAAGAGGAGGGCCAAAAAGAtaaaaggagggagaggcgcagGTGCCTATAAGCACAGGTGAACACTaacacactcacacgcacacacatttGTCAGGTCTAACGGGGCCcacccgctctctccctccctccctcccagCCCACGTTGGTGCTCAGTCACCACTCTTGCTTGGCCTACTTCATGTGCTTCTGGATCGAGGTCAGAATATTCAGGCGCCTCACCATGTTATCACGGCGGTCGCCAGCCACGGAGCCTCCGAGGGTGCGCTTGAGGCGAGCCGATTCGCTCTCCACGTACGCGGGGCCCTTCGCCGCGATGCGCTCCGCTGCCTTGATGTAGTACGCGGCATCCTCGCTCTCGGCCAGCTTggcagcggccgccttcaccgcctcTACTGCTGCCTTGGAGCTCTCGCCGGAGCTCGTCGCCACGAGCGCGACCGCCTCCGCGAGCTCTGCGATGACGCCGCACTCCCATGAGAAGTCTCCGTTAGCGAGGCGGTGCTTGCCGGCGTTCTCGTTCACAAAGGTGAGAAAGTCCTCCAGGTTGCGGCCATTCTTGTACTCGACCGGCTTCTCGTCGGCACCTTTGGGAAAGAAGTACACCGTCGGAAAGCCGGCAACAGCGTACTCGGTGGCGATCTTTCGGTTGGCGGCATCGTCGGCGTTGATGCGGGCGATCACGACATCCTTATCGTTTGAGAACACCTTGGCCAGCGTGTTGTAAATCGGCTTCAGCGCCTTGCAGTGGCCGCACCACGGGGCGTAGAACATGACGAGCACCGCCTTCGACGGGTCCTTGACGACTGCATCGAAATTCGTGTGCACCAGCTCCATCGCAAACTGTGGCTCAATCGGGATGGTCAGCCTCAGGCCCGCAATTGCACTCGAGAGGTACTTGGCGAAGTCCTCGGCCGTGCGGCCGCCCTTGTACTTCTCCGGCTCCAATGAGCCAGGAGCGAAGTAGAGAATTGTCGGGAACCCCGTGACGCCAAAGCGCTTGCCGAGGTCGCTGTCCTGCGTGGCGTCCACCTTACCAACCAGCAGCAGGTCCTTCGCGTTCGTGCTCGCTTCGTAGGCCGCGCCCAGAGCCGCGTACTCGGGGGCCATGCTCTTGCAGTGGCCGCACCACGGCGCGTAAAACTCCACCAGTACGGCTTTCTCCTTGCCAACGAGCTGGTCGAAGTTGTCCTTACTCATCTGCACGATACCCGGCATCACAGCACCCGGgtcttcgctgctgcacgacCCCGCGAGCACGAAGACCACGAGCACGAGCGCCAGCACAACACTAAGCCGGCGTGTCATGGTGAGCGCAAGAGATGGACGGAGAAGACAGAGAAAGGATGAGGCGCTCGCTTGCTTATCCTCTACTCTTTTCGACGTCTGCTCCGACGGCGGGCGAGAGAGGTCACTGAagggagaaaagaagaagtcGCGAGCGATACTAGCAAAACACGCAGCTTGTCGGAGCGGCGTGCCTACACGCACGTGTGGACGTGTtgacgtgcgtgtgtgtgtgtgtgtgtg from Leishmania major strain Friedlin complete genome, chromosome 26 carries:
- a CDS encoding putative protein disulfide isomerase, encoding MTRRLSVVLALVLVVFVLAGSCSSEDPGAVMPGIVQMSKDNFDQLVGKEKAVLVEFYAPWCGHCKSMAPEYAALGAAYEASTNAKDLLLVGKVDATQDSDLGKRFGVTGFPTILYFAPGSLEPEKYKGGRTAEDFAKYLSSAIAGLRLTIPIEPQFAMELVHTNFDAVVKDPSKAVLVMFYAPWCGHCKALKPIYNTLAKVFSNDKDVVIARINADDAANRKIATEYAVAGFPTVYFFPKGADEKPVEYKNGRNLEDFLTFVNENAGKHRLANGDFSWECGVIAELAEAVALVATSSGESSKAAVEAVKAAAAKLAESEDAAYYIKAAERIAAKGPAYVESESARLKRTLGGSVAGDRRDNMVRRLNILTSIQKHMK